In a genomic window of Zingiber officinale cultivar Zhangliang chromosome 9B, Zo_v1.1, whole genome shotgun sequence:
- the LOC122024404 gene encoding jasmonate-induced oxygenase 2-like, whose protein sequence is MDCLREWPEPIVRVQSLSESGATTIPAHYVKPPSERPSAAPAAAAGAVSIPVVDLGKLEDGADAETVKAIAEACRGWGFFQAVNHGVSPGLLRRAREVWRAFFHLPMEEKQRYANSPVTYEGYGSRLGIQKGAILDWGDYYFLHFLPLCLMSHHKWPAQPPTLRETTDEYGEELRKLCRRLTKALSMGLGLEADHLPAAFDEEGTCMRVNFYPKCPQPELTLGLSAHSDPGGMTILLVDDHVAGLEVRKDDSWITVRPLPDAFIVNIGDQIQVLSNAAYKSVEHRVRVNASSERLSMAFFYNPRSDVPIGPIPHLLTTDRPALYQPMTFDEYRLFMRKAGPRGKKLTG, encoded by the exons ATGGATTGCCTGCGTGAGTGGCCGGAGCCGATCGTCCGCGTGCAGTCCTTGTCCGAAAGCGGCGCGACGACCATCCCGGCCCACTATGTGAAGCCGCCGTCGGAGCGCCCCTCCGCTGCCCCCGCCGCAGCAGCCGGCGCCGTCAGCATCCCCGTGGTCGACCTCGGCAAGCTCGAGGACGGCGCGGACGCCGAGACCGTGAAGGCGATCGCGGAGGCGTGCCGGGGGTGGGGGTTCTTCCAGGCGGTGAACCACGGGGTGAGCCCCGGGCTGCTCCGCCGAGCGCGCGAGGTGTGGCGCGCCTTCTTCCACCTCCCCATGGAGGAGAAGCAGCGCTACGCCAACTCGCCCGTCACTTACGAGGGCTACGGCAGCCGTCTCGGGATCCAGAAAGGGGCCATTTTGGACTGGGGCGACTACTACTTCCTCCACTTCCTCCCCCTCTGCTTGATGAGCCACCACAAGTGGCCGGCTCAGCCTCCCACATTAAG AGAGACTACCGACGAGTACGGCGAGGAATTGAGGAAGCTGTGCCGGAGATTAACGAAGGCATTGTCGATGGGTTTGGGGCTGGAGGCGGACCACCTACCGGCGGCGTTCGACGAGGAAGGAACGTGCATGAGAGTCAACTTCTACCCTAAGTGCCCGCAGCCGGAGCTCACGCTGGGCCTCTCGGCCCACTCCGACCCCGGCGGCATGACCATCCTCCTCGTCGACGACCACGTCGCCGGCCTCGAGGTCCGCAAGGATGACTCCTGGATCACTGTCCGACCGCTCCCTGACGCCTTCATCGTCAACATCGGCGACCAAATTCAG GTGCTGAGCAATGCGGCGTACAAAAGCGTGGAGCACCGGGTGAGGGTCAACGCCTCGTCGGAGCGGCTGTCGATGGCGTTCTTCTACAACCCGAGAAGCGACGTACCCATTGGGCCCATCCCCCATCTGCTGACGACCGATCGGCCCGCTCTGTACCAGCCCATGACCTTCGACGAGTACCGCCTCTTCATGAGAAAGGCAGGCCCACGTGGCAAAAAACTAACCGGCTGA
- the LOC122023812 gene encoding RNA polymerase II C-terminal domain phosphatase-like 3 isoform X1 has product MLAAGSARFFLNPSEKKSLDSMARDRPRGGRALDGETSDDDSSESVEEISAEDFKQEGRAGRSRVWMGYPMPKNYGPSLYNFAWAQAVQDKPLRLDLKPMSAGDLTGNVNAKGKPKEEEAYDVIMEDSIQEGDVGMELEEGELEEGEIELGSEPLVVDETTEMPSNEPENKTEKKESDGEELQDIDEFDKRISLILEELDMITVEEAEKSFEGVCLRLRKSFEDLKPMFTGIENSDTVVHVLVQQAFVAIQTTYSALNSVTMQKKDQNKQLLMRLLIHVKNQYSVIFNPEQVWEIDNLVNSLVFEDNKKEKEEHADINMNIPTNIVNGPVVSSHGSSVLDKTCLVRETLDLPKLVLPTHTNNRVDFSPLLDLHADYDEDSLPSPTREDLPKFPIPKPIGFGMAPPVFSQPITAMSEGGEDGMLHPYVTDALKAVSSYQMKFGRSSILSIDRLPSPTPSEDGGNEDDSTEEVSSSIVFCNPKTAHATAQFRMPKSRSSAPCINGSNSNRCPPVEHVNPASKPTLKSGLKRRDPRIKFVNNEVKSLLEERRVTEPKPLDSDPVGETRNIKKHKTDESVAKDHTMKKQRKELATSRGMRMASGSGWPEDKNVIFQPSGRIKVNEKIQVDDRKMGTAAAVPDKKQIFVSNFIELNGLQSIPKSNPTPTISLPSLLKAVNPTILMHLHPLEQQRLAGENQKKNTVSTSESANVLSDSGLPGIVASVNYAPLKSKESGLKHPGISPIASQIASLSTQPDAARIHMKPRDPRRILQENMLQKNDSVVYQQSKRNASVSDPQFSLVHLSAPLQLTKNLVLPRSQVVATSQVLPPSINQPVPSQVNQVTVEAASGELNDSKATSLPVSETGEKGSKQSTNPWGDVEHLLDGYNEEQKATIQKERSRRIAEQNKMFAARKLCLVLDLDHTLLNSAKFVEVDPVHEDKLRRKEEQDKEMPQRHLFRFQHMGMWTKLRPGVWNFLEKASKLYELHLYTMGNKLYATEMAKVLDPTGTLFAGRVISKGDDADTFDGDERVPKSKDLDGVLGMESAVVIIDDSVRVWPLNKLNLIVVERYTYFPSSRRQFGLLGPSLLEIDHDERPEDGTLASSSAVIERIHQNFFSHNSLKDVDVRNILATEQHKILAGCRIVFSRVFPVGEINPHRHPLWQTAEQFGAVCTNQIDEQVTHVVANSLGTDKVNWALSTGRFVVHPGWVEASALLYRRVSEQDFAVKTLT; this is encoded by the exons ATGCTCGCCGCCGGATCCGCTCGATTCTTCCTGAATCCTAGCGAGAAGAAATCCCTAGATAGTATGGCGAGGGATCGCCCACGCGGGGGCCGTGCTTTGGATGGGGAGACGTCTGATGATGACTCTTCGGAGTCGGTGGAGGAGATCTCGGCAGAAGATTTCAAGCAGGAAGGAAGAGCTGGGAGATCTAGGGTTTGGATGGGCTACCCGATGCCGAAGAACTATGGCCCCAGTCTGTATAACTTCGCCTGGGCGCAGGCTGTGCAGGATAAGCCTTTGCGATTAGATTTGAAGCCGATGAGTGCAGGCGATCTCACTGGCAACGTCAATGCCAAGGGTAAACCGAAAGAGGAGGAAGCTTACGATGTGATTATGGAAGATAGCATCCAGGAGGGCGACGTTGGAATGGAGTTGGAGGAAGGGGAGTTGGAGGAAGGGGAGATTGAGCTTGGGTCTGAGCCGTTGGTGGTCGATGAAACTACTGAGATGCCTTCGAATGAACCTGAGAATAAGACAGAAAAGAAGGAATCAGATGGAGAAGAGTTACAAGATATTGATGAATTTGACAAGCGTATAAGCTTAATCCTGGAAGAGCTCGATATGATTACTGTGGAAGAGGCAGAGAA ATCCTTTGAAGGTGTATGTTTGAGGTTGCGCAAGTCTTTTGAAGACTTGAAGCCTATGTTTACTGGCATAGAGAATTCAGATACAGTTGTGCATGTTCTAGTCCAACAGGCTTTTGTGGCAATACAAACGACTTATTCT GCACTCAATTCAGTTACAATGCAGAAGAAGGACCAGAATAAACAACTGCTCATGAG GTTGCTGATTCACGTAAAGAACCAGTATTCTGTCATTTTTAATCCAGAACAAGTTTGGGAG ATTGATAATCTGGTCAATTCGCTTGTTTTTGAGGATAATAAAAAAGAGAAAGAGGAGCATGCCGATATCAATATGAATATCCCTACAAATATTGTTAACGGTCCTGTTGTCTCGTCTCATGGTTCAAGTGTTTTGGACAAAACCTGTTTGGTTCGAGAAACACTTGATTTGCCAAAGTTGGTTTTACCTACACACACCAACAATAGGGTAGACTTTAGTCCGCTGTTGGATCTTCATGCAGATTATGATGAAGATAGTCTTCCGTCGCCTACAAGAGAGGATTTACCAAAATTTCCTATACCAAAGCCCATTGGTTTTGGAATGGCGCCACCTGTGTTTTCTCAGCCAATAACTGCGATGAGTGAAGGAGGGGAAGATGGTATGTTACATCCATATGTAACTGATGCACTAAAGGCTGTGTCGTCCTACCAGATGAAATTTGGCAGGAGTTCCATTTTGTCAATTGATCGTCTTCCAAGTCCAACTCCCTCAGAAGATGGTGGGAACGAAGATGATTCCACTGAGGAAGTATCCAGTTCTATAGTTTTTTGTAATCCCAAAACTGCTCATGCAACAGCTCAATTTCGGATGCCCAAATCTAGGAGCAGTGCTCCATGCATAAATGGTTCAAATAGCAACAGATGCCCTCCAGTTGAGCACGTTAATCCGGCATCAAAACCTACTTTAAAGTCTGGATTAAAGAGGAGAGACCCAAGGATTAAGTTTGTGAATAATGAAGTGAAAAGTCTTCTTGAGGAGAGAAGAGTTACAGAACCCAAGCCACTCGACAGTGATCCAGTGGGAGAGACTAGGAATATTAAAAAGCATAAGACAGATGAGTCTGTAGCTAAGGACCATACAATGAAAAAACAAAGAAAGGAGCTTGCAACTTCGAGAGGAATGCGGATGGCATCAGGGAGTGGATGGCCAGAGGACAAGAATGTTATCTTTCAACCCAGTGGCAGGATCAAAGTGAATGAAAAAATTCAGGTTGATGATAGAAAAATGGGAACTGCAGCAGCAGTTCCTGATAAAAAACAAATATTTGTTAGTAATTTTATTGAGTTAAATGGTCTTCAATCAATTCCTAAAAGTAATCCCACTCCCACTATTTCTTTGCCTTCGTTGCTGAAAGCTGTGAACCCAACAATTCTTATGCATCTACATCCACTGGAACAGCAGCGACTAGCAGGagagaatcaaaagaaaaatactGTTTCAACAAGTGAGAGTGCAAATGTTTTGAGTGATAGTGGACTGCCGGGAATAGTAGCTTCAGTAAATTATGCTccactcaagtcaaaagaatctggTCTTAAGCATCCAGGAATATCTCCGATTGCTTCACAGATTGCTTCTTTG AGCACTCAACCAGATGCTGCAAGGATTCACATGAAACCTCGTGATCCCCGCCGTATTCTCCAGGAAAATATGTTACAGAAGAATGATAGTGTTGTATATCAACAAAGTAAAAGAAATGCATCTGTTTCTGATCCCCAGTTCAGTTTGGTACATCTGTCTGCTCCTCTGCAGTTAACCAAGAACCTTGTTTTGCCTAGATCCCAAGTAGTTGCAACTTCACAAGTACTTCCGCCCAGTATCAACCAGCCAGTTCCAAGTCAAGTTAATCAGGTGACCGTGGAGGCAGCTTCAGGAGAGTTGAATGATTCAAAAGCCACCTCTCTTCCAGTTTCTGAAACAGGCGAGAAAGGTAGTAAACAATCAACCAATCCTTGGGGAGATGTTGAACATTTACTTGATGGCTATAACGAAGAACAAAAAGCAACCATCCAAAAAGAGAGATCAAGGAGGATAGCAGAACAGAATAAAATGTTTGCTGCTAGGAAGCTTTGTCTTGTCCTTGATTTGGATCATACACTTCTTAATTCTGCAAAG TTTGTAGAAGTTGATCCAGTTCATGAAGATAAATTAAGGAGGAAAGAAGAGCAAGACAAGGAGATGCCACAACGACATCTTTTTCGCTTTCAACATATGGGAATGTGGACAAAATTGAGACCAGGCGTCTGGAATTTTCTGGAGAAG GCTAGTAAGCTCTACGAACTGCATTTATATACCATGGGAAACAAACTGTATGCTACAGAGATGGCAAAGGTGCTAGATCCAACAGGAACATTGTTTGCTGGCCGGGTCATCTCTAAGGGAGATGATGCTGATACTTTTGATGGCGACGAAAGGGTTCCGAAAAGCAAGGATCTAGATGGTGTTTTGGGTATGGAATCAGCTGTGGTGATTATTGATGACTCGGTTAGAGTATGGCCACTTAACAAACTCAATTTGATTGTTGTGGAGAG ATATACTTACTTTCCTAGTAGTAGGCGCCAATTTGGACTTCTTGGACCTTCTCTTCTCGAGATTGATCATGATGAGAGGCCAGAGGATGGTACACTTGCTTCTTCATCGGCG GTCATTGAGCGTATTCATCAGAATTTCTTCTCACATAACTCCTTAAAAGATGTAGATGTTCGAAATATACTAGCAACTGAGCAACATAAAATTCTTGCAGGGTGTCGTATAGTTTTTAGTCGGGTTTTCCCAGTTGGGGAAATCAATCCTCATAGGCATCCTCTATGGCAGACAGCCGAACAGTTTGGTGCCGTCTGCACTAACCAAATTGATGAACAGGTTACTCATGTTGTAGCCAATTCTCTTGGAACCGACAAG GTGAATTGGGCTCTATCTACTGGAAGATTTGTTGTTCATCCTGGCTG GGTGGAAGCTTCAGCTCTTCTCTATCGCCGAGTCAGCGAGCAGGATTTTGCTGTTAAAACTCTAACAtga
- the LOC122023812 gene encoding RNA polymerase II C-terminal domain phosphatase-like 3 isoform X2: MLAAGSARFFLNPSEKKSLDSMARDRPRGGRALDGETSDDDSSESVEEISAEDFKQEGRAGRSRVWMGYPMPKNYGPSLYNFAWAQAVQDKPLRLDLKPMSAGDLTGNVNAKGKPKEEEAYDVIMEDSIQEGDVGMELEEGELEEGEIELGSEPLVVDETTEMPSNEPENKTEKKESDGEELQDIDEFDKRISLILEELDMITVEEAEKSFEGVCLRLRKSFEDLKPMFTGIENSDTVVHVLVQQAFVAIQTTYSALNSVTMQKKDQNKQLLMRLLIHVKNQYSVIFNPEQVWEIDNLVNSLVFEDNKKEKEEHADINMNIPTNIVNGPVVSSHGSSVLDKTCLVRETLDLPKLVLPTHTNNRVDFSPLLDLHADYDEDSLPSPTREDLPKFPIPKPIGFGMAPPVFSQPITAMSEGGEDGMLHPYVTDALKAVSSYQMKFGRSSILSIDRLPSPTPSEDGGNEDDSTEEVSSSIVFCNPKTAHATAQFRMPKSRSSAPCINGSNSNRCPPVEHVNPASKPTLKSGLKRRDPRIKFVNNEVKSLLEERRVTEPKPLDSDPVGETRNIKKHKTDESVAKDHTMKKQRKELATSRGMRMASGSGWPEDKNVIFQPSGRIKVNEKIQVDDRKMGTAAAVPDKKQIFVSNFIELNGLQSIPKSNPTPTISLPSLLKAVNPTILMHLHPLEQQRLAGENQKKNTVSTSESANVLSDSGLPGIVASVNYAPLKSKESGLKHPGISPIASQIASLSTQPDAARIHMKPRDPRRILQENMLQKNDSVVYQQSKRNASVSDPQFSLVHLSAPLQLTKNLVLPRSQVVATSQVLPPSINQPVPSQVNQVTVEAASGELNDSKATSLPVSETGEKGSKQSTNPWGDVEHLLDGYNEEQKATIQKERSRRIAEQNKMFAARKLCLVLDLDHTLLNSAKFVEVDPVHEDKLRRKEEQDKEMPQRHLFRFQHMGMWTKLRPGVWNFLEKASKLYELHLYTMGNKLYATEMAKVLDPTGTLFAGRVISKGDDADTFDGDERVPKSKDLDGVLGMESAVVIIDDSVRVWPLNKLNLIVVERYTYFPSSRRQFGLLGPSLLEIDHDERPEDGTLASSSAVMPPYSQGIHF; the protein is encoded by the exons ATGCTCGCCGCCGGATCCGCTCGATTCTTCCTGAATCCTAGCGAGAAGAAATCCCTAGATAGTATGGCGAGGGATCGCCCACGCGGGGGCCGTGCTTTGGATGGGGAGACGTCTGATGATGACTCTTCGGAGTCGGTGGAGGAGATCTCGGCAGAAGATTTCAAGCAGGAAGGAAGAGCTGGGAGATCTAGGGTTTGGATGGGCTACCCGATGCCGAAGAACTATGGCCCCAGTCTGTATAACTTCGCCTGGGCGCAGGCTGTGCAGGATAAGCCTTTGCGATTAGATTTGAAGCCGATGAGTGCAGGCGATCTCACTGGCAACGTCAATGCCAAGGGTAAACCGAAAGAGGAGGAAGCTTACGATGTGATTATGGAAGATAGCATCCAGGAGGGCGACGTTGGAATGGAGTTGGAGGAAGGGGAGTTGGAGGAAGGGGAGATTGAGCTTGGGTCTGAGCCGTTGGTGGTCGATGAAACTACTGAGATGCCTTCGAATGAACCTGAGAATAAGACAGAAAAGAAGGAATCAGATGGAGAAGAGTTACAAGATATTGATGAATTTGACAAGCGTATAAGCTTAATCCTGGAAGAGCTCGATATGATTACTGTGGAAGAGGCAGAGAA ATCCTTTGAAGGTGTATGTTTGAGGTTGCGCAAGTCTTTTGAAGACTTGAAGCCTATGTTTACTGGCATAGAGAATTCAGATACAGTTGTGCATGTTCTAGTCCAACAGGCTTTTGTGGCAATACAAACGACTTATTCT GCACTCAATTCAGTTACAATGCAGAAGAAGGACCAGAATAAACAACTGCTCATGAG GTTGCTGATTCACGTAAAGAACCAGTATTCTGTCATTTTTAATCCAGAACAAGTTTGGGAG ATTGATAATCTGGTCAATTCGCTTGTTTTTGAGGATAATAAAAAAGAGAAAGAGGAGCATGCCGATATCAATATGAATATCCCTACAAATATTGTTAACGGTCCTGTTGTCTCGTCTCATGGTTCAAGTGTTTTGGACAAAACCTGTTTGGTTCGAGAAACACTTGATTTGCCAAAGTTGGTTTTACCTACACACACCAACAATAGGGTAGACTTTAGTCCGCTGTTGGATCTTCATGCAGATTATGATGAAGATAGTCTTCCGTCGCCTACAAGAGAGGATTTACCAAAATTTCCTATACCAAAGCCCATTGGTTTTGGAATGGCGCCACCTGTGTTTTCTCAGCCAATAACTGCGATGAGTGAAGGAGGGGAAGATGGTATGTTACATCCATATGTAACTGATGCACTAAAGGCTGTGTCGTCCTACCAGATGAAATTTGGCAGGAGTTCCATTTTGTCAATTGATCGTCTTCCAAGTCCAACTCCCTCAGAAGATGGTGGGAACGAAGATGATTCCACTGAGGAAGTATCCAGTTCTATAGTTTTTTGTAATCCCAAAACTGCTCATGCAACAGCTCAATTTCGGATGCCCAAATCTAGGAGCAGTGCTCCATGCATAAATGGTTCAAATAGCAACAGATGCCCTCCAGTTGAGCACGTTAATCCGGCATCAAAACCTACTTTAAAGTCTGGATTAAAGAGGAGAGACCCAAGGATTAAGTTTGTGAATAATGAAGTGAAAAGTCTTCTTGAGGAGAGAAGAGTTACAGAACCCAAGCCACTCGACAGTGATCCAGTGGGAGAGACTAGGAATATTAAAAAGCATAAGACAGATGAGTCTGTAGCTAAGGACCATACAATGAAAAAACAAAGAAAGGAGCTTGCAACTTCGAGAGGAATGCGGATGGCATCAGGGAGTGGATGGCCAGAGGACAAGAATGTTATCTTTCAACCCAGTGGCAGGATCAAAGTGAATGAAAAAATTCAGGTTGATGATAGAAAAATGGGAACTGCAGCAGCAGTTCCTGATAAAAAACAAATATTTGTTAGTAATTTTATTGAGTTAAATGGTCTTCAATCAATTCCTAAAAGTAATCCCACTCCCACTATTTCTTTGCCTTCGTTGCTGAAAGCTGTGAACCCAACAATTCTTATGCATCTACATCCACTGGAACAGCAGCGACTAGCAGGagagaatcaaaagaaaaatactGTTTCAACAAGTGAGAGTGCAAATGTTTTGAGTGATAGTGGACTGCCGGGAATAGTAGCTTCAGTAAATTATGCTccactcaagtcaaaagaatctggTCTTAAGCATCCAGGAATATCTCCGATTGCTTCACAGATTGCTTCTTTG AGCACTCAACCAGATGCTGCAAGGATTCACATGAAACCTCGTGATCCCCGCCGTATTCTCCAGGAAAATATGTTACAGAAGAATGATAGTGTTGTATATCAACAAAGTAAAAGAAATGCATCTGTTTCTGATCCCCAGTTCAGTTTGGTACATCTGTCTGCTCCTCTGCAGTTAACCAAGAACCTTGTTTTGCCTAGATCCCAAGTAGTTGCAACTTCACAAGTACTTCCGCCCAGTATCAACCAGCCAGTTCCAAGTCAAGTTAATCAGGTGACCGTGGAGGCAGCTTCAGGAGAGTTGAATGATTCAAAAGCCACCTCTCTTCCAGTTTCTGAAACAGGCGAGAAAGGTAGTAAACAATCAACCAATCCTTGGGGAGATGTTGAACATTTACTTGATGGCTATAACGAAGAACAAAAAGCAACCATCCAAAAAGAGAGATCAAGGAGGATAGCAGAACAGAATAAAATGTTTGCTGCTAGGAAGCTTTGTCTTGTCCTTGATTTGGATCATACACTTCTTAATTCTGCAAAG TTTGTAGAAGTTGATCCAGTTCATGAAGATAAATTAAGGAGGAAAGAAGAGCAAGACAAGGAGATGCCACAACGACATCTTTTTCGCTTTCAACATATGGGAATGTGGACAAAATTGAGACCAGGCGTCTGGAATTTTCTGGAGAAG GCTAGTAAGCTCTACGAACTGCATTTATATACCATGGGAAACAAACTGTATGCTACAGAGATGGCAAAGGTGCTAGATCCAACAGGAACATTGTTTGCTGGCCGGGTCATCTCTAAGGGAGATGATGCTGATACTTTTGATGGCGACGAAAGGGTTCCGAAAAGCAAGGATCTAGATGGTGTTTTGGGTATGGAATCAGCTGTGGTGATTATTGATGACTCGGTTAGAGTATGGCCACTTAACAAACTCAATTTGATTGTTGTGGAGAG ATATACTTACTTTCCTAGTAGTAGGCGCCAATTTGGACTTCTTGGACCTTCTCTTCTCGAGATTGATCATGATGAGAGGCCAGAGGATGGTACACTTGCTTCTTCATCGGCGGTAATGCCACCTTATTCTCAGGGAATTCACTTCTGA
- the LOC122025390 gene encoding NAC domain-containing protein 83-like, giving the protein MERKTGMLKLPPGFRFHPTDEELVVQYLKRKVFSCPLPSSVIRDINLAKFDPWNLPGGCEEERYFFNLKEAKYPTGSRSNRAAGSGYWKATGKEKPIKSASFGQVVGMKQVFVFFRGKPATGTKTDWVMHEYRLAGAESPACVFPQRKNSTHSCTVPSGDWVLCRIFKKKRATDVDADTAGDETIPCNMIQFIDLMGETDRDGSHQPSTCLSDSSCLTESSDASSGGEESNSRRSPLA; this is encoded by the exons ATGGAGAGGAAAACAGGCATGCTGAAGCTGCCTCCTGGGTTCAGATTCCACCCCACTGATGAAGAGCTGGTGGTGCAGTACCTGAAGAGGAAGGTCTTCTCCTGCCCGTTGCCTTCCTCCGTCATTCGTGACATCAATCTCGCAAAGTTTGACCCCTGGAATTTACCAG GTGGATGCGAAGAGGAGAGATACTTCTTCAATCTGAAGGAGGCGAAATACCCGACTGGGAGCCGGTCGAACCGAGCGGCCGGATCGGGTTACTGGAAGGCCACCGGCAAGGAAAAACCGATCAAGTCCGCTAGCTTCGGCCAGGTGGTGGGGATGAAGCAGGTGTTTGTCTTCTTCCGAGGGAAGCCTGCGACCGGCACCAAGACCGACTGGGTCATGCACGAGTACCGGCTCGCCGGCGCCGAGAGCCCGGCCTGCGTCTTCCCTCAGAGAAAGAACTCAACTCAC AGCTGCACGGTGCCGAGCGGAGATTGGGTGCTCTGTCgcatttttaagaagaaaagagccACCGACGTGGATGCGGACACGGCAGGAGATGAAACAATTCCATGCAATATGATCCAATTCATTGATCTCATGGGGGAGACAGATAGAGACGGAAGCCATCAGCCTTCAACCTGTTTATCCGATTCCAGCTGCCTCACGGAGTCCTCAGATGCATCCAGCGGCGGAGAGGAGAGCAATTCTAGGAGATCACCACTTGCTTAG